A genomic window from Algoriphagus sp. Y33 includes:
- a CDS encoding vitamin K epoxide reductase family protein, producing MDNCFVICKRLLEALKVPYTGKFLKEKILTHPQYPSLLGISDTLEEYGVGSMAVKLGSDRLDGFPLPGIVQVSLPNGSYFNVITAVSENLVSLFDEEGKQRDVSRLDFLKSWTGVSLLVEAGEDAAEPEINQKIRDQSIIQGISIVSGVSLLFWLGLRIIENGISGLHLFYFVLKLLGLSISAVLLWYQQDNDNPTLQKFCLGGKQVDCNKVLNSKAFQWLEGRINPSLLAFAYFFTGTVLLVGSAFSSITFLAWISVATLPLVIYSFYYQSLVIKKWCSFCLLIQGVLILEVLAVSGGLFWSGGIDVSVVGFFLFLFSGIILVGILIKPLLGLQDKIYSTNREMAKLKSNKELFELSLLRSRKIKNDPHGLGILMKGENAKHQVIKVCNPYCAPCAQVHPVLENLFTKGNIDLQILFTPGNGDEKKEKTVRHLLAIKGKGDSKLTHQALDDWYGAEKKEYSAFAAKYPMNGELIQQEEKVMAMEEWCVKENISYTPTLFINGYELPQDYNVDYLKYLLD from the coding sequence AGAGATTACTGGAAGCCCTTAAGGTGCCTTATACTGGCAAATTCCTTAAAGAAAAAATTCTCACCCATCCCCAATATCCCAGCTTACTTGGTATATCAGACACCTTAGAGGAGTATGGGGTTGGATCTATGGCGGTCAAGCTGGGGTCGGATCGGCTGGATGGCTTTCCTCTACCGGGAATCGTTCAGGTATCGCTGCCTAATGGCAGCTATTTTAATGTGATCACGGCTGTTTCTGAAAATTTAGTATCACTATTTGATGAAGAGGGAAAGCAAAGGGATGTATCCCGGCTGGATTTCTTAAAGAGTTGGACAGGTGTGAGTCTATTGGTAGAAGCTGGAGAAGATGCGGCGGAACCGGAAATCAACCAAAAGATTCGGGATCAGAGTATCATCCAAGGTATATCAATAGTTTCTGGAGTTAGCCTTTTGTTTTGGCTTGGACTTAGGATAATTGAAAATGGGATTTCAGGATTACACCTATTTTATTTTGTTCTTAAACTATTGGGATTGTCCATTTCGGCTGTCCTACTATGGTACCAGCAGGACAATGATAATCCTACCCTTCAAAAGTTCTGCTTGGGAGGTAAGCAGGTAGATTGTAATAAGGTTCTGAATTCAAAAGCTTTCCAATGGCTGGAAGGAAGAATCAACCCAAGTCTGCTGGCATTCGCATACTTTTTTACAGGGACGGTTTTGCTTGTAGGATCAGCATTCTCATCCATTACATTTCTTGCCTGGATAAGTGTAGCGACCCTCCCGTTGGTGATCTACTCTTTTTATTATCAGTCACTTGTAATCAAGAAATGGTGTAGTTTCTGTTTGCTGATTCAGGGAGTGTTAATATTAGAAGTTCTGGCTGTATCTGGAGGACTATTTTGGTCAGGCGGAATTGATGTGTCTGTAGTCGGTTTCTTTCTGTTTTTATTCTCTGGAATAATCTTAGTAGGGATTCTGATCAAACCCCTACTTGGTCTACAGGATAAGATCTATAGCACCAATAGAGAAATGGCTAAACTTAAAAGCAACAAGGAGTTATTTGAATTGTCTCTTTTGCGGTCCAGAAAGATCAAGAATGATCCTCATGGGCTTGGAATATTGATGAAAGGAGAAAATGCGAAACACCAAGTCATAAAAGTATGCAATCCTTATTGCGCCCCATGTGCCCAAGTACATCCAGTATTGGAAAACCTTTTTACAAAGGGGAATATAGATCTTCAGATTCTTTTTACACCGGGTAACGGGGATGAGAAAAAGGAAAAGACTGTTCGGCATTTATTGGCAATAAAAGGTAAAGGTGATTCAAAACTTACGCACCAAGCTTTGGATGACTGGTATGGAGCAGAAAAGAAAGAATATAGTGCATTTGCTGCCAAATATCCAATGAACGGTGAACTGATACAACAGGAGGAAAAAGTGATGGCTATGGAGGAATGGTGTGTTAAGGAAAACATTTCTTATACACCAACCTTGTTTATTAACGGGTATGAGTTGCCTCAAGATTATAACGTAGACTATCTAAAGTACTTACTTGATTAA
- a CDS encoding helix-turn-helix domain-containing protein, with translation MKIGHKLKKARESKRLSKQEVSDRLGISQKILFNMESGKTQPSVLQLAALGDIYKIDILKLLSESGIHLSPPQSL, from the coding sequence ATGAAAATTGGACATAAATTGAAAAAAGCCAGAGAATCCAAAAGACTAAGCAAGCAGGAAGTATCGGATCGCTTAGGAATTTCCCAAAAAATACTATTCAATATGGAAAGTGGCAAAACACAACCTTCTGTCCTCCAATTGGCCGCTTTGGGGGACATTTATAAGATAGATATACTGAAATTATTATCCGAGAGCGGAATACATTTATCCCCCCCGCAATCTCTCTGA